The following coding sequences are from one Enterococcus sp. 4G2_DIV0659 window:
- a CDS encoding ATP-binding protein, which yields MNITSGKVPKAQKIVLYGVEGIGKSTFASQFPDPLFIDTEDSTLHMNVKRFDKPTSWTMLLQQVTYVKANKPCQTLVIDTMDWAEEICKRHLMDSNGWSAIDSEGYGKKFVALAKEMGSLLNLLSDVVDVGVNVVVTAHAMLRKKEEPDEMGAYDRYELKLEKKTAPLVKEWADAVLFANYKTTIITDSKTDSKKATGGQRMMYTTHRPAWDAKNRMGLAGELPFDYSQIAQALMQVTIPQGHPVQQEPDPQFDVASAAQSIPDENVPISNVSLERDLSIPESIPKSVADLMAANQVKVDEIMQIIYQGGFMPADTPLDNIPADLWGYLSSNWSKAMDLLNTKIRNF from the coding sequence ATGAATATTACAAGTGGTAAAGTACCAAAAGCACAAAAAATTGTTTTGTATGGCGTTGAAGGAATTGGTAAATCAACGTTTGCTAGTCAATTTCCAGATCCGTTGTTTATTGACACGGAGGATTCAACGCTGCACATGAATGTAAAACGTTTTGACAAGCCAACGAGTTGGACAATGCTTCTGCAACAAGTAACATACGTCAAAGCTAATAAGCCTTGCCAAACATTAGTGATCGATACGATGGATTGGGCAGAAGAAATCTGCAAACGCCATTTAATGGATTCTAACGGGTGGTCAGCGATTGATTCAGAAGGGTACGGCAAAAAGTTTGTAGCTTTAGCAAAAGAAATGGGTAGCCTTTTGAATTTATTAAGTGATGTAGTAGATGTTGGGGTCAATGTTGTTGTCACAGCTCACGCAATGCTACGGAAAAAAGAAGAGCCTGACGAAATGGGGGCATACGATCGATATGAGTTGAAGCTCGAGAAGAAGACAGCTCCCTTAGTTAAGGAATGGGCCGATGCTGTGTTATTTGCCAACTATAAGACAACGATTATCACAGATAGCAAGACGGATAGTAAAAAGGCTACAGGCGGTCAACGAATGATGTATACAACTCACCGTCCGGCTTGGGATGCTAAAAACAGAATGGGACTGGCTGGCGAATTGCCTTTTGATTACTCTCAGATTGCACAGGCATTAATGCAAGTAACTATTCCACAAGGACATCCAGTTCAACAAGAGCCAGACCCACAGTTTGACGTAGCTTCTGCAGCGCAAAGTATACCTGATGAAAATGTTCCTATTTCAAATGTTTCACTAGAACGAGATTTATCTATACCTGAAAGCATTCCGAAATCTGTCGCTGATCTTATGGCTGCTAATCAAGTAAAAGTCGATGAGATTATGCAAATTATTTATCAAGGCGGTTTTATGCCAGCCGATACACCATTAGATAATATTCCAGCCGATCTTTGGGGTTACTTATCAAGTAACTGGAGTAAGGCAATGGATTTATTAAATACAAAAATCAGAAATTTCTAG
- a CDS encoding helix-turn-helix transcriptional regulator, with the protein MSQEFITSIRVQLAKHGKSQAWLARQIGISKPYMSDIMKGRRSPESKIPEIKAAIESLEAIKN; encoded by the coding sequence ATGTCACAGGAGTTTATCACAAGTATCAGAGTTCAACTAGCTAAGCATGGCAAGTCTCAGGCTTGGTTAGCGCGACAGATTGGAATTTCAAAACCTTATATGTCAGATATTATGAAAGGTCGTAGAAGTCCCGAAAGCAAAATTCCGGAAATAAAAGCAGCAATTGAATCGCTTGAAGCAATTAAAAATTAA
- a CDS encoding helix-turn-helix domain-containing protein, translating to MTAFDRLKKLCDQQGISVNTLEERIGLGKNTLYAWKKKVPGGVNLQKVADYFNVTTDYLLGRTDNPTTSDELGDEDLITFFRLNTQDLSDEDKEKLKEELKDYLEFMKKKLEK from the coding sequence ATGACAGCTTTTGACAGGTTAAAAAAACTGTGTGATCAACAAGGGATTTCAGTTAATACATTAGAAGAAAGAATTGGACTTGGCAAAAACACATTATACGCTTGGAAGAAAAAAGTTCCTGGTGGTGTCAACTTACAAAAGGTTGCTGATTATTTTAACGTTACAACTGACTACCTTCTTGGAAGAACCGACAATCCAACCACTTCTGATGAACTTGGTGATGAAGATTTAATCACTTTCTTTAGATTAAACACTCAGGATCTGTCTGATGAAGATAAAGAAAAATTGAAAGAAGAACTAAAAGATTATCTTGAATTTATGAAGAAAAAACTAGAGAAGTGA
- a CDS encoding helix-turn-helix transcriptional regulator, which produces MPVSKVGTTFESCIHVWRARKRMTQQELADLVEVSRQTIIQLERNRYNPSLLVAHDIAKVFDVTINDLFTFTAKEDNSIAKSRTE; this is translated from the coding sequence ATGCCGGTATCAAAAGTAGGGACAACATTTGAAAGTTGTATTCATGTATGGAGAGCCAGAAAACGTATGACTCAGCAAGAGTTAGCTGATTTAGTCGAGGTATCAAGGCAAACGATTATTCAATTAGAGCGAAACAGGTACAATCCATCTTTGTTAGTTGCTCATGATATTGCTAAAGTATTTGACGTAACGATTAACGATCTATTCACATTTACGGCTAAGGAGGATAATTCAATTGCTAAATCCAGAACAGAATAA
- a CDS encoding AAA family ATPase produces MCSVKINKLEIENVKRVKAVIVEPTQNGLTVIGGPNSQGKTSILDSIAWALGGDRYKPSKAHREGSVTPPNIHIVMSNGLIVERKGKNSTLKVIDPNGEKAGQQLLNGFVEELAIDLPKFIDSSNKEKANTLLQIIGVGPQLMQLEREENEIYNQRHTIGQIADQKEKFAKEQPFYPDAPKELVSASVLIQQQQEILARNGENQQKRMMLTQLEDKFKQEEVNIDILDRQINDLQIKLSEAKNQHEQTRSDLATAEKTTAVLQDESTEELERNLQDIETINAKVRTNLDKDKAEEDANIQRQEYQKLTSKLEDVRKKKTDLLNNADLPLPELSVEDGDLIYKGQKWDNMSGAEQLRVSTAIVRKLKPDCGFILIDKLEQMDLATLEEFGKWLEQEGLQAIATRVSTGDECSIIIEDGYVTGDEVSPVKDIIPPAPKSWEGAAF; encoded by the coding sequence ATGTGTTCGGTAAAAATAAATAAATTAGAAATCGAAAATGTAAAACGAGTAAAAGCTGTAATAGTTGAACCCACTCAGAACGGTTTGACAGTGATAGGCGGTCCTAATAGTCAAGGGAAAACAAGTATTTTAGATTCTATTGCATGGGCATTGGGTGGTGATCGTTACAAACCAAGCAAAGCGCATCGTGAAGGCTCAGTGACACCACCGAATATTCACATCGTCATGAGTAATGGATTGATCGTTGAACGTAAAGGCAAAAATAGTACGTTGAAAGTAATTGATCCGAACGGCGAAAAAGCTGGTCAACAATTGCTTAATGGATTTGTAGAAGAGTTGGCCATCGATTTACCAAAGTTTATTGATTCATCTAACAAAGAAAAGGCGAATACTCTTCTTCAAATTATTGGTGTAGGACCTCAACTCATGCAGCTTGAACGAGAAGAGAATGAGATTTACAATCAACGTCACACAATTGGACAGATTGCCGATCAGAAAGAGAAGTTCGCTAAAGAGCAACCCTTTTATCCTGACGCACCGAAAGAGCTTGTATCGGCATCTGTGTTGATTCAGCAGCAACAAGAAATTCTAGCTCGTAATGGTGAGAATCAGCAAAAAAGAATGATGTTGACGCAGCTCGAAGATAAATTCAAACAGGAAGAAGTTAACATCGATATTTTAGATAGGCAAATCAATGATCTGCAAATCAAATTGTCCGAAGCAAAAAATCAGCATGAACAGACACGAAGTGATTTAGCTACTGCAGAAAAAACAACGGCTGTTTTACAAGATGAATCAACAGAAGAGTTAGAACGTAATCTGCAGGACATCGAAACTATCAATGCTAAAGTTCGTACCAACTTGGATAAAGACAAAGCCGAAGAGGATGCTAATATTCAGCGCCAAGAATATCAAAAATTGACATCTAAATTAGAAGATGTTCGCAAGAAGAAAACGGATCTATTGAACAATGCTGATTTACCATTACCTGAATTATCGGTTGAGGATGGCGATCTCATCTATAAAGGTCAAAAGTGGGACAACATGAGCGGAGCTGAACAGCTTAGAGTTTCAACTGCGATTGTTCGCAAACTTAAACCAGATTGTGGTTTCATTTTGATCGATAAGTTAGAACAAATGGATTTAGCAACATTAGAAGAGTTTGGTAAATGGTTGGAACAGGAAGGACTACAAGCTATCGCCACCAGAGTTTCAACTGGTGATGAATGCTCGATAATTATCGAGGATGGTTATGTAACTGGTGACGAGGTTTCACCAGTTAAAGATATTATTCCGCCAGCACCTAAATCATGGGAAGGAGCAGCATTTTAA